The Dioscorea cayenensis subsp. rotundata cultivar TDr96_F1 chromosome 19, TDr96_F1_v2_PseudoChromosome.rev07_lg8_w22 25.fasta, whole genome shotgun sequence genome includes a window with the following:
- the LOC120250344 gene encoding DNA ligase 1 — MEEEEKGKTKTREEIEAEISQAMRARVEDFKEQADSLTLEGVRRALEKDLGMKAFSLDVHKRFIKQCLEKFFYGPEDESISKSSEKLSVEADQALNEETPVKSEKLLEERGNDSSILEEKSRGSPALAGNEPSDQVNDKDEDIELNEDIIRKAIKERADHFRANSETITLSGVRRILEGDLKLARNTLDAYKSFISLELDEVLTPPESAKASNGAKKRDLKKSTDSPRARKGSKRTRKSSDTSDSDDLSSEDEETEEVVRRPKKKVAKEPKTNTKENVKKKKSQEETRSTSSKKKKSAEPDSNKNSESHSEGSSEEGDSHSSEEGSKKREKPTQSVYGKQVEHLKSTIKSCGMSVPPSVYRRAKQAPESKREAYLIKELEDILEKEGLSTNPSEKEIKAVKKKKERAKELEGIDMSNIVSSTRRRTTSSYIPPPKPKVVVESEDDEEEGDDEEDEEDEEDEEDAENEEDTDDGNDDGGESSEASDGGGEDESD, encoded by the exons atggaggaggaggagaaggggaAGACGAAGACGAGAGAGGAGATCGAGGCTGAGATATCGCAGGCGATGAGAGCGCGGGTGGAGGACTTCAAGGAACAAGCGGA TTCCTTGACTCTTGAGGGAGTTAGAAGGGCATTGGAAAAAGATCTGGGGATGAAAGCATTCTCGCTGGATGTTCATAAGAGATTCATTAAGCAATGTTTGGAAAAG TTTTTCTATGGCCCTGAAGATGAGAGTATTTCCAAATCCTCAGAGAAGTTGTCAGTCGAAGCTGATCAAGCTCTAAATGAAGAAACACCTGTAAAGTCTGAAAAGTTGTTGGAAGAAAGGGGAAACGATAGCTCTATTCTTGAAGAAAAATCACGAGGATCTCCTGCGCTTGCAGGAAATGAACCATCTGATCAAGTGAATGATAAAGATGAAGATATTGAATTAAATGAAGATATTATACGGAAGGCAATAAAAGAAAGAGCTGATCATTTCAGAGCTAATTCAGA GACAATTACATTGTCGGGAGTTCGTCGTATCTTGGAAGGAGATCTTAAACTTGCAAGAAACACTTTAGATGCATATAAAAGTTTCATTAGCCTTGAATTGGATGAG GTCTTGACACCACCAGAATCCGCGAAAGCCTCAAATGGAGCTAAGAAGAGAGACTTGAAGAAATCAACTGATTCACCAAGGGCAAGAAAGGGCTCGAAAAGAACGAGGAAGAGTTCAGATACCTCAGATTCTGATGACTTGTCAAGTGAGGATGAGGAAACTGAGGAGGTGGTAAGAAGACCCAAAAAGAAGGTGGCCAAAGAgccaaaaacaaacacaaaagaaaatgtaaagaagaagaaatcacaAGAGGAAACTAGGTCAACTAGTTCCAAGAAAAAGAAGTCAGCAGAACCAGATTCAAATAAGAATTCTGAAAGTCATAGTGAAGGCTCCTCAGAAGAGGGTGACTCTCATTCATCTGAGGAAGGAAGCAAG AAGAGAGAAAAACCGACTCAATCAGTATATGGAAAACAAGTAGAGCATCTCAAGTCAACAATCAAGTCCTGTGGAATGAG TGTTCCCCCATCAGTTTACAGAAGGGCCAAGCAGGCTCCTGAGAGCAAGCGTGAAGCCTATTTGATTAAGGAGTTGGAAGATATTCTAGAAAAGGAAGGGCTATCAACAAATCCTTCTGAGAAAG AGATAAAAGcagtcaagaagaagaaagaaagggcCAAGGAGCTTGAGGGCATTGATATGAGTAATATTGTCTCAAGCACTCGCCGTAGAACCACTTCCAGTTACATACCTCCTCCCAAGCCTAAAGTTGTTGTTGAaagtgaagatgatgaagaagaaggggaTGATGAGGAAGATGAGGAAGACGAGGAAGATGAGGAAGATGctgagaatgaagaagatactgatgatggaaatgatgatggtggagaatcAAGTGAAGCATCCGACGGAG GTGGTGAAGACGAAAGTGATTAG
- the LOC120250432 gene encoding uncharacterized protein At1g10890, whose translation MPRTVSRSRSPSYRRRRSPSPARYSSSRRSRRDRSRSPYSYRKKSLSPSPRRRKSRSPSPRRRKSRSPSPRRYKRQRSRSSSKSPVHTSRSPSIGLLERKNAIEKLKKDEEEKKRRQKEAELKLLEEETAKRIEEAIRKKVEESLNSEELKLEIQRRIDEGRKKLFDEVAAQLEKEKEAALIEARQKAEQERREKEELDKMLEENRRRVEEAQRREALEQQKKEEERYRELEQIQRQKEEAMRRKKMEEEQERANQMKLLGKNKSRPKLSFALGLK comes from the exons ATGCCTCGGACCGTGTCTCGATCCCGATCGCCGTCGTATAGACGCCGGCGGTCGCCATCTCCGGCGAGGTATAGTAGCAGCAGGAGGAGCAGGCGTGACCGCAGCCGTTCTCCTTATTCTTATAG GAAAAAAAGCCTTTCTCCTTCTCCAAGAAGGCGCAAAAGCCGCTCTCCATCTCCTAGACGGCGGAAAAGCCGTTCCCCTTCACCAAGGCGATACAAGAGACAAAGAAGCAGGAGCTCATCAAAGTCTCCTGTACACACGTCTAGAAGCCCCAGTATTGGGTTGCTTGAGCGCAAAAATGCCATTGAGAAACTTAAAAAAGATGAggaggaaaagaaaag GCGTCAGAAGGAGGCAGAGTTGAAACTTCTAGAAGAAGAGACTGCAAAGAGAATAGAAGAAGCTATTCGTAAAAAGGTCGAGGAGAGCTTGAACTCTGAAGAGTTAAAGCTGGAAATACAAAGAAGAATTGATGAAGgccgaaaaaaactatttgatGAGGTTGCAGCCCAACTCGAAAAGGAGAAGGAAGCTGCCTTAATTGAAGCCAGACAGAAAGCA GAACAAGAGCGAAGGGAGAAGGAGGAATTGGATAAAATGCTTGAGGAGAATCGGCGGAGGGTGGAAGAGGCTCAAAGAAGAGAAGCACTAGAgcaacaaaagaaagaagaggagCGGTACCGTGAGTTGGAACAAATCCAAAGACAGAAGGAAGAAGCGATGCGGAGAAAAAAGATGGAGGAAGAGCAAGAGAGGGCTAATCAGATGAAACTGTTGGGCAAGAATAAATCTCGCCCTAAGTTGTCATTTGCGCTCGGTCTTAAGTAG
- the LOC120250394 gene encoding vacuolar protein sorting-associated protein 9A-like isoform X1 — MDAGGGGNTDVFGSSTAPLTWHDFLDRMRHPSAADFVKSIKSFIVSFSNRAPDPEKDSASVQEFLLNMEGAFKVHMLWAGSSEEELESAGEGLEKYIMTKLFNRAFASLPEDVKHDEELYEKISLLQQFVTPENLDIKPNFRNETSWLLAQKELQKINMYKAPRDKLVCILNCCKVINNLLINASIALKDNPPGADDFLPVLIYVTLKANPPQLYSNLLYIERYRRRSRLVSESAYFFTNIVSAESFIWNITAESLSMDEMEFQRKMDSARAYLLGQSTDIENLKDQANESIPDHKTQASEVQRSVGSYMQKNVYNVPPTPIVKAPSLSDLENKGASEILKDDQPIKYFQEYPFLFAQPGDLTVDDVENLLNCYKQLVFKYISLSKGMGIPIASPAASGTQSQSKADTDKESEGVIEEETSAEKV; from the exons ATGGACGCCGGCGGCGGCGGCAACACCGACGTGTTTGGGTCCTCGACGGCACCGCTCACCTGGCATGATTTCCTCGACCGCATGCGCCACCCTTCTGCTGCCGACTTCGTCAAATCCATTAAGAG CTTTATAGTGTCATTTTCAAATAGAGCTCCTGATCCAGAAAAAGACAGTGCTTCGGTACAAGAATTTCTTTTGAACATGGAAGGGGCATTCAAGGTTCATATGCTTTGGGCTGGTAGCTCAGAGGAAGAACTTGAAAGTGCTGGTGAA GGATTGGAGAAATATATCATGACAAAATTATTCAATCGTGCGTTTGCATCACTTCCAGAAGATGTAAAACATGATGAGGAACTTTATGAAAAGATTTCTTTATTACAGCAGTTTGTAACTCCAGAAAATTTGGACATAAAACCAAACTTCAGAAACGAAACATCTTGGTTG CTTGCACAGAAAGAGCTACAGAAGATTAACATGTACAAGGCTCCAAGAGATAAACTTGTTTGTATTCTCAATTGCTGTAAAGTCATAAATAACCTTTTAATAAATGCATCTATCGCATTGAAGGACAATCCGCCTGGAGCTGATGACTTTCTCCCAGTTCTCATTTATGTCACCTTAAAG GCAAACCCTCCACAGTTATATTCAAACTTGCTCTACATCGAGAGGTATAGGCGTCGCTCACGACTGGTTTCTGAATCagcatatttttttacaaatatcgTCTCTGCCGAGTCCTTCATCTGGAACATTACCGCTGAGTCTCTTTCAATGGATGAAATGGAGTTTCAGAGAAAAATGGATTCTGCTAGAGCATATCTCTTAGGCCAATCGACTGACATAGAAAATCTCAAAGATCAAGCCAATGAGAGTATTCCTGACCACAAGACCCAGGCATCTGAAGTTCAAAGGAGTGTTGGTAGCTATATGCAAAAGAATGTGTATAATGTCCCCCCAACTCCAATTGTGAAAGCACCATCGCTCTCAGACTTAGAGAATAAAGGAGCTTCGGAGATTCTGAAGGATGATCAACCTATTAAATATTTCCAGGAATACCCATTCTTATTTGCACAACCAGGTGATTTGACTGTCGATGATGTGGAAAACCTACTAAATTGCTATAAACAGCTTGTTTTCAAGTACATTTCTCTTTCTAAAGGAATGGGCATCCCCATTGCATCTCCAGCTGCGTCAGGCACACAATCACAATCAAAAGCAGATACTGATAAAGAGTCTGAAGGTGTAATCGAGGAGGAAACAAGCGCTGAGAAAGTCTGA
- the LOC120250394 gene encoding vacuolar protein sorting-associated protein 9A-like isoform X2, whose amino-acid sequence MDAGGGGNTDVFGSSTAPLTWHDFLDRMRHPSAADFVKSIKSFIVSFSNRAPDPEKDSASVQEFLLNMEGAFKVHMLWAGSSEEELESAGEGLEKYIMTKLFNRAFASLPEDVKHDEELYEKISLLQQFVTPENLDIKPNFRNETSWLDNPPGADDFLPVLIYVTLKANPPQLYSNLLYIERYRRRSRLVSESAYFFTNIVSAESFIWNITAESLSMDEMEFQRKMDSARAYLLGQSTDIENLKDQANESIPDHKTQASEVQRSVGSYMQKNVYNVPPTPIVKAPSLSDLENKGASEILKDDQPIKYFQEYPFLFAQPGDLTVDDVENLLNCYKQLVFKYISLSKGMGIPIASPAASGTQSQSKADTDKESEGVIEEETSAEKV is encoded by the exons ATGGACGCCGGCGGCGGCGGCAACACCGACGTGTTTGGGTCCTCGACGGCACCGCTCACCTGGCATGATTTCCTCGACCGCATGCGCCACCCTTCTGCTGCCGACTTCGTCAAATCCATTAAGAG CTTTATAGTGTCATTTTCAAATAGAGCTCCTGATCCAGAAAAAGACAGTGCTTCGGTACAAGAATTTCTTTTGAACATGGAAGGGGCATTCAAGGTTCATATGCTTTGGGCTGGTAGCTCAGAGGAAGAACTTGAAAGTGCTGGTGAA GGATTGGAGAAATATATCATGACAAAATTATTCAATCGTGCGTTTGCATCACTTCCAGAAGATGTAAAACATGATGAGGAACTTTATGAAAAGATTTCTTTATTACAGCAGTTTGTAACTCCAGAAAATTTGGACATAAAACCAAACTTCAGAAACGAAACATCTTGGTTG GACAATCCGCCTGGAGCTGATGACTTTCTCCCAGTTCTCATTTATGTCACCTTAAAG GCAAACCCTCCACAGTTATATTCAAACTTGCTCTACATCGAGAGGTATAGGCGTCGCTCACGACTGGTTTCTGAATCagcatatttttttacaaatatcgTCTCTGCCGAGTCCTTCATCTGGAACATTACCGCTGAGTCTCTTTCAATGGATGAAATGGAGTTTCAGAGAAAAATGGATTCTGCTAGAGCATATCTCTTAGGCCAATCGACTGACATAGAAAATCTCAAAGATCAAGCCAATGAGAGTATTCCTGACCACAAGACCCAGGCATCTGAAGTTCAAAGGAGTGTTGGTAGCTATATGCAAAAGAATGTGTATAATGTCCCCCCAACTCCAATTGTGAAAGCACCATCGCTCTCAGACTTAGAGAATAAAGGAGCTTCGGAGATTCTGAAGGATGATCAACCTATTAAATATTTCCAGGAATACCCATTCTTATTTGCACAACCAGGTGATTTGACTGTCGATGATGTGGAAAACCTACTAAATTGCTATAAACAGCTTGTTTTCAAGTACATTTCTCTTTCTAAAGGAATGGGCATCCCCATTGCATCTCCAGCTGCGTCAGGCACACAATCACAATCAAAAGCAGATACTGATAAAGAGTCTGAAGGTGTAATCGAGGAGGAAACAAGCGCTGAGAAAGTCTGA